A genomic segment from Nicotiana sylvestris chromosome 1, ASM39365v2, whole genome shotgun sequence encodes:
- the LOC104214955 gene encoding uncharacterized protein, with the protein MGRHGQRGGRRGRLQRGFRNEEGVDRNLGSIKMSIPSFQGKSDLDAYLDWERKVEKVFDFHNYSEEKKVKLAITEFIDYASTWWDKIVVNRRKNLERPVSSWEEMKAIMRKRFVPSQYYRDLHRKLQTLYQGTKGVEEYYQEMEMSMIRANIEEYREATMQRFINGLNREISNVVDLQHYVEMEELVHMAVKVERQLKFKGQNKRPIPSPRWGKSKDTCNTSWRGNWSKPRDDRAIQRPKEDKIKENKAQGTSSFPTNTRNRDTKCFKCHGVGHIASKCPNRRTMILKADGSFETDVESDDDDSEDVVGAPHYEEGSDVESPLIGELMVLRRVMSLQIKEDDVLVQRENIFHTRCQVREKICSMIIDGGSCTNVASITMVEKLGLQCLKHPSTYKLHWLNDSGEVKVSKQVMVPFSIGKYNDEVLCDIVPMQACHILLGRPWQFDRKEMHDGYKNRYSFEKDGRKVTLSLLKPKQVFEDQMKLRDSRGNKEKERKEHKKKEEKK; encoded by the coding sequence ATGGGAAGACATGGTCAAAGAGGGGGTAGAAGAGGAAGACTGCAAAGGGGATTTAGGAATGAAGAAGGGGTTGATAGGAATTTGGGTAGTATTAAGATGAGCATCCCTTCCTTTCAAGGGAAGAGTGATCTGGATGCCTATCTAGACTGGGAAAGAAAGGTTGAAAAGGTGTTTGATTTCCATAATTACTCGGAGGAGAAGAAGGTAAAATTAGCAATTACTGAATTCATCGATTATGCTTCAACATGGTGGGATAAGATAGTGGTGAATAGAAGGAAAAATTTGGAAAGACCAGTTTCTTCTTGGGAAGAGATGAAGGCTATTATGAGGAAACGATTTGTTCCCTCACAATACTATAGAGATCTTCATAGGAAGCTTCAAACCTTATACCAAGGTACAAAAGGTGTTGAGGAATATTACCAAGAGATGGAGATGTCTATGATTAGAGCCAACATTGAAGAATACCGCGAGGCAACTATGCAAAGGTTCATTAATGGATTGAATAGAGAAATTTCAAATGTTGTAGACTTACAACATTATGTGGAGATGGAGGAACTTGTGCACATGGCTGTAAAAGTCGAAAGGCAGCTCAAGTTCAAGGGTCAAAACAAGCGGCCTATTCCTAGTCCAAGATGGGGAAAATCGAAGGATACATGCAACACTTCTTGGAGGGGAAATTGGAGTAAGCCAAGAGATGATAGAGCTATCCAAAGGCCTAAAGAagacaaaatcaaggaaaacaAAGCTCAAGGTACTAGTTCATTCCCTACTAATACTAGAAACAGAGATACTAAATGTTTTAAATGTCATGGGGTTGGGCATATTGCTTCTAAATGTCCTAATAGAAGGACAATGATTTTAAAAGCTGATGGGAGCTTTGAGACGGATGTGGAAAGTGATGATGATGATAGTGAAGATGTGGTTGGCGCACCTCACTATGAGGAGGGTAGTGATGTTGAGTCACCTCTAATTGGTGAATTGATGGTGCTAAGGAGAGTCATGAGTTTGCAGATAAAGGAAGATGATGTTCTTGTGCAAAGAGAAAATATCTTTCACACCAGGTGCCAGGTAAGGGAAAAGATTTGTTCCATGATAATTGATGGGGGTAGTTGTACTAATGTAGCAAGCATAACTATGGTTGAGAAATTGGGTTTACAATGTTTAAAACATCCTTCTACTTATAAGTTGCATTGGTTAAATGATAGTGGAGAAGTGAAGGTGAGTAAGCAAGTGATGGTGCCATTTTCTATCGGGAAGTATAATGATGAAGTATTGTGTGATATTGTGCCTatgcaagcatgtcatattttgCTTGGCCGACCATGGCAGTTTGATAGGAAAGAAATGCATGACGGTTACAAGAATAGATATTCATTTGAAAAAGATGGAAGGAAGGTGACACTTTCACTTTTAAAACCGAAGCAAGTTTTTGAAGATCAAATGAAGTTAAGAGATTCTCGTGGGaataaggaaaaagaaagaaaagagcataagaaaaaagaagagaaaaaataa
- the LOC104214953 gene encoding acetyl-coenzyme A carboxylase carboxyl transferase subunit alpha, chloroplastic-like codes for MATLSLTVGNCGRGRNSEDLTSEFVPQLSLGSVFLTKRLYGLNLNDLEGPKVRTRKKFRVGAEIKKWKKHDYPWPGDIDPNTKTPLKYLSFFKPLDEKPKPVTLAFEKPLVDLEKQLIEVRRMAEDTGLDFTDQINALEAKYQQALKDLYTHLTPIQRLQIARHPNRPTVLDHILNMTEKWVELHGDRAGYDDPAMITGIGSIEGRSYLFIGHQKGRNTKENIMRNFAMPTPHGYRKALRMMKYADHHGFPIVTFVDTPGAFADLRSEELGQGEAIAHNLRTMFGLKVPIITVVTGEGGSGGALAIGCANKLLMLENSAFYVASPEACAAILWKSSQAAPKAAEKLRITAQEHYRLKIADGIIPEPLGGAHADPFWASQQIKHAIVEAMAELGRMNTEQLLHHRMLKFRSIGGFQEGIQVEPERKRKMKPSEANTQPADLESELENLRKKILEAKGPSDPVTTQVLEKLQEDLDTEITKAFIAMGLQDKIESLKLELQRAPIPDQPLNKSLQEKANKIMQEFKQKLSQPGAYLGLKQKLQTVNMASRLIELKNKSEKLKSEVNQKIPTTVKAKLELLNAASKKLSNGEPLDTNLVEEVEKAKKELEDVLKSANLEIVGKRKRTNIAAAPELEEDLSKVNEEIKEEIQRAVTRSGLSEKIEELKLEIVKDSSSEKVKELETEIREGIAAALSVTPLKEKVESLREKLALSSKDDKESKVGAENGRW; via the exons ATGGCTACCTTATCTCTAACAGTTGGGAATTGTGGAAGAGGCAGAAACTCAGAGGACCTCACTTCTGAATTTGTGCCACAGTTGTCCCTTGGGAGTGTATTTCTTACCAAAAGGTTGTATGGCCTGAATTTGAATGATTTGGAAGGTCCCAAAGTGAGGACGCGGAAGAAATTCCGCGTTGGTGCTGAAATAAAAAAGTGGAAGAAGCATGATTACCCGTGGCCTGGTGATATTGATCCAAACACTAAGACACCCTTAAAGTATCTTTCCTTCTTTAAGCCTCTTGATGAGAAACCGAAACCAGTCACTCTTGCCTTTGAGAAGCCATTGGTTGATTTAGAGAAACAGCTTATTGAG GTGCGTAGAATGGCCGAAGACACTGGATTGGATTTCACTGATCAGATTAATGCCTTGGAAGCCAAGTATCAGCAG GCCCTGAAGGACTTGTACACTCATTTGACACCCATTCAACGCCTCCAAATTGCTCGACACCCTAATAGACCAACTGTTCTAGATCATATATTAAATATGACAGAGAAG TGGGTAGAGCTCCATGGAGATCGTGCTGGCTATGACGATCCAGCCATGATTACTGGCATTGGGAGCATTGAAGGCAGAAGTTACCTCTTCATTGGCCACCAGAAAGGTAGAAATACAAAAGAAAACATCATGCGGAATTTTGCAATGCCAACCCCTCATGG CTACAGAAAGGCTTTGAGAATGATGAAATATGCTGATCATCATGGCTTCCCCATTGTTACATTTGTAGACACCCCAGGGGCTTTCGCTGATTTAAGATCTGAAGAGCTAGGTCAG GGTGAGGCTATAGCCCATAATTTGAGGACAATGTTTGGGCTGAAAGTTCCAATCATTACGGTTGTAACTGGTGAAGGTGGTTCAGGCGGTGCTCTTGCTATTGGATGTGCAAACAAGTTGTTAATGCTGGAAAACTCAGCATTCTATGTTGCTAG TCCTGAAGCTTGTGCTGCAATATTATGGAAATCTTCACAAGCAGCTCCAAAG gCAGCTGAAAAACTGAGGATCACAGCTCAGGAACATTACAGGCTCAAGATAGCTGATGGTATTATTCCT GAACCTTTGGGTGGTGCCCATGCCGATCCTTTCTGGGCGTCTCAGCAGATTAAACATGCTATTGTCGAGGCCATGGCG GAACTTGGAAGGATGAATACAGAACAGTTGCTTCACCACCGGATGCTTAAATTTCGTTCAATTGGAGGTTTCCAGGAGGGCATTCAGGTTGAACCTGAAAGGAAACGCAAAATGAAGCCATCCGAGGCTAACACACAGCCTGCTGATTTGGAATCAGAGCTTGAAAATCTTAGGAAGAAGATTCTAGAAGCTAAGGGACCATCTGATCCTGTTACAACCCAAGTCCTTGAGAAGCTCCAAGAAGATCTAGATACTGAGATAACAAAAGCATTCATAGCTATGGGCTTGCAAGATAAGATTGAATCTCTTAAACTAGAGTTGCAAAGAGCCCCGATTCCGGATCAACCACTTAACAAGTCTTTGCAGGAGAAAGCTAATAAGATTATGCAAGAATTTAAGCAGAAGCTGTCACAACCTGGCGCATATCTTGGTTTAAAGCAAAAGCTACAGACTGTGAACATGGCTAGCAGGCTCATCGAGCTGAAGAATAAAAGTGAGAAACTAAAAAGCGAAGTCAATCAGAAAATTCCAACAACTGTAAAAGCCAAGCTAGAGCTTTTAAACGCAGCTTCGAAAAAGCTATCAAACGGGGAACCTTTGGATACGAATCTGGTGGAGGAAGTAGAAAAAGCTAAGAAAGAGCTGGAGGATGTTCTAAAGTCAGCCAACCTGGAAATAGTAGGCAAGCGCAAAAGGACGAACATTGCTGCTGCTCCAGAATTGGAAGAGGATTTGTCAAAGGTAAATGAGGAGATAAAGGAGGAGATTCAAAGAGCTGTGACTAGATCAGGTCTAAGTGAGAAGATTGAAGAGTTGAAGCTAGAGATTGTGAAAGATTCCAGCTCAGAAAAGGTAAAAGAGCTGGAAACTGAGATCAGGGAGGGAATTGCTGCTGCCCTTAGTGTCACCCCACTGAAAGAAAAGGTTGAAAGTTTAAGAGAGAAGCTGGCACTATCTTCCAAGGATGATAAAGAAAGTAAAGTTGGTGCAGAAAATGGAAGATGGTAA